The genomic window AAAAAGCAGGAGTGTCTACAGCACGATGCCGGCGATCTCGCGGCGGATGCGCGCATCCACCTCGTCCGGCCAGCGCGCCGGCTGGTGCGTTTGCAGGATCTGCCGCGCCTTCTCGCGGGCACGCTCGCGGGCTGTTTTGGCGCCGGCGGCGGCCCAATCCTCGCGCGACTCCCGGTCGCTCAGGGTCGGGAAGTAGAACTCGCTGCGCAGATGGCGCGCCGT from Anaerolineae bacterium includes these protein-coding regions:
- a CDS encoding trimethylamine methyltransferase family protein, with protein sequence TARHLRSEFYFPTLSDRESREDWAAAGAKTARERAREKARQILQTHQPARWPDEVDARIRREIAGIVL